One stretch of Enterobacter sp. RHBSTW-00994 DNA includes these proteins:
- a CDS encoding amino acid ABC transporter permease: MSHRRFAVKGSLSFSHPAVRAWLFQIIAIVAVVAVAIYLIHNTVTNLSNRGITSGFAFLDRSAGFGIVQHLIDYQEGDTYARVFVVGLLNTLLVSALCIVFASVLGFFIGLARLSENWLLRKLSTIYIETFRNVPPLLQIFFWYFAVLRNLPGPRQAVDAFDLFYLSNRGLYIPSPQIAEGLFAFIIAIAIALTISAGVFRYNRKHQIKTGQLRKTWPTAAALIIGLPLLTHWIFGAALHWDIPHLRGFNFQGGMVLIPELAALTLALSIYTSAFIAEIIRSGIQAVPYGQHEAARSLGLPNTVTLRQVIIPQALRVIIPPLTSQYLNIVKNSSLAAAIGYPDMVSLFAGTVLNQTGQAIETIAITMSVYLIISLAISLLMNIYNRRIALIER, translated from the coding sequence ATGTCCCATCGCCGCTTTGCCGTAAAAGGATCATTATCCTTTTCTCATCCTGCGGTCCGCGCCTGGCTATTCCAGATTATTGCCATCGTCGCCGTTGTGGCTGTCGCCATTTATTTAATCCACAACACCGTTACTAATCTGAGTAATCGCGGCATTACGTCCGGCTTTGCGTTCCTGGATCGCAGTGCGGGTTTTGGTATTGTCCAACACCTTATCGATTATCAGGAAGGAGATACTTACGCCCGCGTATTCGTGGTCGGTTTGCTGAATACACTGTTAGTCTCAGCGCTCTGTATTGTGTTCGCTTCGGTGCTCGGATTTTTCATCGGACTGGCTCGGTTATCTGAAAACTGGTTATTAAGAAAACTGTCGACAATTTACATCGAAACGTTTCGTAATGTTCCTCCACTGCTACAGATATTTTTTTGGTACTTCGCTGTATTGCGTAACCTCCCAGGCCCACGCCAGGCAGTGGATGCTTTTGACCTTTTTTACCTGAGCAATCGCGGGCTATATATCCCCTCACCTCAGATTGCTGAAGGACTGTTTGCGTTTATCATTGCCATCGCCATTGCTCTCACCATTTCAGCAGGGGTTTTTCGTTATAACCGTAAACATCAGATTAAAACCGGCCAACTTCGTAAGACATGGCCAACAGCAGCAGCTCTTATCATTGGCTTACCCTTATTAACCCACTGGATTTTTGGCGCAGCCCTTCACTGGGATATCCCGCACTTACGCGGTTTCAATTTCCAGGGTGGAATGGTACTTATCCCTGAGCTGGCGGCTCTTACACTGGCACTATCGATCTACACCTCTGCATTTATTGCCGAAATTATCCGCTCGGGAATTCAGGCTGTTCCTTACGGTCAGCATGAGGCAGCTCGCTCCCTGGGGTTGCCAAATACAGTGACGCTTCGCCAGGTGATTATTCCGCAAGCGCTACGCGTCATTATTCCTCCACTCACCAGCCAGTATCTCAACATCGTCAAAAACTCATCACTGGCAGCTGCCATTGGCTATCCCGATATGGTCTCACTGTTCGCCGGAACCGTACTTAACCAGACCGGGCAAGCGATTGAAACCATCGCCATCACAATGTCTGTCTATCTGATCATCAGTCTGGCAATTTCATTGTTGATGAACATTTATAACCGTCGCATCGCATTGATTGAGCGCTAA
- a CDS encoding amino acid ABC transporter permease → MTKAILSHPSRPARSGGGRFIVWARKNLFSSWSNSLLTIVCLWLMWELIPPLVNWAFLQANWIGSTRADCTKAGACWVFIHERFGQFMYGLYPHEQRWRINLALVIGLLSITPMFWKTLPYRGRYIACWAVAYPIIVWILLYGGFLGLERVETRQWGGLTLTLIIASVGIAGALPWGILLALGRRSKMPVVRVLSVIFIEFWRGVPLITVLFMSSVMLPLFMAEGTTIDKLIRALVGVILFQSAYVAEVVRGGLQALPKGQYEAAESLALGYWKTQGLVILPQALKLVIPGLVNTIIALFKDTSLVIIIGLFDLFSSVQQATVDPVWLGMSTEGYVFAALVYWIFCFSMSRYSQHLEKRFNTGRTPH, encoded by the coding sequence ATGACAAAAGCGATATTGTCTCACCCTTCGCGTCCTGCCAGATCTGGCGGTGGGCGTTTCATCGTGTGGGCGCGCAAAAATCTGTTTTCCAGCTGGAGTAACAGCCTGCTCACCATTGTGTGTTTGTGGCTAATGTGGGAACTGATCCCGCCGTTAGTAAACTGGGCGTTTTTGCAGGCCAACTGGATAGGCTCAACCCGTGCCGACTGTACAAAAGCCGGGGCATGCTGGGTATTCATCCATGAACGTTTTGGTCAATTCATGTATGGATTGTACCCACACGAACAACGTTGGCGGATCAACCTGGCGCTGGTTATCGGCCTGCTATCAATCACACCAATGTTCTGGAAAACGCTGCCATATCGTGGGCGCTATATAGCCTGTTGGGCTGTTGCCTATCCGATTATTGTGTGGATTTTGCTGTATGGAGGCTTCCTGGGACTGGAGCGAGTCGAAACACGTCAGTGGGGCGGCTTAACACTGACGCTCATTATCGCCTCTGTGGGGATAGCCGGTGCACTGCCATGGGGCATTTTGCTGGCACTTGGTCGTCGGTCAAAAATGCCGGTCGTACGCGTGCTTTCCGTTATCTTTATCGAGTTCTGGCGCGGTGTGCCGCTCATTACGGTTCTGTTTATGTCTTCCGTTATGTTGCCTTTGTTTATGGCTGAAGGTACGACGATCGATAAGCTGATCCGTGCCCTTGTCGGGGTCATTCTTTTCCAGTCCGCCTATGTTGCCGAAGTCGTGCGTGGTGGTCTTCAGGCCTTGCCTAAAGGTCAGTATGAAGCAGCCGAGTCATTGGCACTTGGTTACTGGAAAACTCAAGGGTTGGTGATATTGCCGCAGGCACTCAAGTTAGTCATTCCAGGATTAGTGAATACCATCATTGCACTCTTCAAGGACACCAGTCTGGTGATTATTATCGGATTGTTCGATCTCTTCAGCAGTGTGCAACAAGCCACCGTGGATCCCGTCTGGCTGGGCATGTCGACCG